In Gimesia panareensis, the genomic window CGATCTGCTCTGGCGGTCAAAAATTCCGCTGGCGATTCCCTACCTGGTGAAAATCATTGAAGACCCGCAGACGAAACAGGCTGCACTGCCCCGCTATTTCCGGGCGCTGGATTTCATCTCCGGTAAAGAAAAGAACGAGGCGGTTGCCGAGCTGGCCCTGTTCAAGGAAGGGGACAATAAAAAACGGGAGACCTATATCATTGCCGAAGCTTTGTCGCGGATGTCGGCGAATGTCGTTACCAGTGATGAAAAGTACCAGCAGGCTTTGAACCAGGTGATCAACAGCAGCCGGGGAACTCCGGAATTCATCAAGCTGGTCCAGAAATTTAAAGCGAAGGACTACTATCCTGAACTGGTGGAGCTGGGCAGTCACTCCGGTAAATCGCAGACAGCCGTCGATGCGATTGGTGCGGCTCTGTCGCTCAAGCAGAACGGACTGATTCGCAAGGCCCTGGCCAGTAAAGGCGACAATGAAAAGGAACAGAATCAGAAGCTGGACCTGATCTGGGCGCTGGGGAGTGCTTCTCATAATGGGGCCAATAAGATTCTGTTAGCGATCATTCAGGATCAGCAGGAACCGCTGGTGGATCGTCGCGAAGCAGTCCGGGCGATTACCAAATCCCGTCCTGGTGCGCACGCGTTTCTGGACCTGGCCGAGAAGGGTAAGATCGCTCCACAGCTGGAACAGACGGCTGCGGCCGCGATGTCTTCCACAATCATGAAGGACGTCAAAGAGCGGGCTGCCAAACTGTTCCCGGCACCACCGACGAAAAACAATAAACCTCTGCCGCCGATCAATGTTCTGGCCGGTATGAAAGGGGATGTGGTCGATGGTCGGGTGATGTTCAACACGAAGGGGACCTGTGCCAAATGCCATGTCGTCAACGGCATGGGGAAAGAGGTGGGCCCGAACCTGTCGGAGATTGGCAAGAAACTGAGCCGGGAAGCGCTGTTCGAATCGATTCTCTACCCCAGCGCAGGCATCAGCCATAACTTCGAAGCGTATACTGTGGTTCTGGTATCCGGCAATGTTGTGAACGGGTTGCTCGTGAACAAGACCGACGATGCGATCACGCTGAAGGATGCCGAGGCGATCTCCCGCACGTTTAAAATGGATGATGTCGAAGAGGTGATTCAGCAGAAGATCTCACTGATGCCCGCTGATCTGCAGAAGGTGCTGACACAGGAAGAGCTGATCAACATCGTCGAGTACCTGACGACGCTCAAGCAGGCCAAGCCCATCAAAAAAGCCAGCCGGTAAGATTGGCAGGTTCACATTTTTCTGAAGCGAAGCTGCCCGGCTAAGGGACGTCCCTCAGCCGGGCTCTTAGGTTGTGTTTCTTAATTCGGATGGTCTATACCAAAATCGTTTCAACCAGGGCTAACACCCTGCGGCTAATTTGGTTTTTCTGTTGTTGAAGTCCTGAAAACAAGAGTAACAGCATACCCTCGGCCACGGTGTATACTTACAGAGCGAACACTGTCGACTTCATGATCACGTAGAAAACTGTTAAATAAACACTACCTGGCAATGGTCGTCTGCGCTCCTGTCGTACCGGTTAATTTCCCGTTCCCTGATTTCATTTGACCTGATCTCTGCTAAGATAGCTGATGTGACTTTTTTGTCTTACTCGGCTGGTATCCGCAATGAATCAGAACATCGTTTCCCAATCGCTTCCCCGGATTTCGGAGCTCGGGGCCGACCTGCTGCAACTGACACGCTGTCAGCGGACCCGGACTCTGGCATCACCGTTTCTGGCCTGTGCCGCCTATTGGATCTTTGCCTGGCAGGGATACTGGATCTTCGCTGTGCTGTCGCTGATGGTGATGAGCTTCCTGACCTATGGGTCGGTTTCGCATGATCTGGTTCATCAGAATCTGGGCTTGAAGCGGAAGACGAATGATCTGTTTCTGGCGGTGATCGAAGCGATCTCACTGCGCAGCGGACACGCGTATCAGGCGGTGCATTTGCATCACCATGCGCGGTTTCCGCACGATGATGATCTCGAAGCAGGGGCTTCCCGGATGTCGCTGGTGGGAGCTGTGCTCGAAGGGTTCGTCTTTCAGTTCCGCATCTATTTCTGGGCATTACGGCATCCACGGCACCGATTGAACTGGATCATCGCGGAAGGAGTTGCCGTGATCACGCTGATTCTGGTTGCATTCATACTGATTCCGTTTACGATTCTGCCCCTCGTTTATGTCTGCCTGATGATCGCCGGGAGCTGGATCATCCCGCTGATCACCGCTTATGTGCCCCATGATCCTGCAGGGGAAGATCCAGCCCACCAGACGCGGCTGTTCCGCGGGACCCTGTTTCGACTGATCGCCTTTGACCATTTGTATCACCTGGAACATCACCTGTATCCCAATGTGCCTCATCAGAACTGGCATCGGTTGGCGCGGCGGCTGGATCCCTGGTTTGAGCAGATCGGCCTGAAATCGATCCGTTCCTGGTTCTGAAACTTTAATCTCCGGGAGAACAACATGATCAGCAGGTGGCTGCGGTTTCTGTTATGGCAGCCTTATGCATTGCTCTGCCGTCGTTTTCCCCTGTGGCCGTTTCAGGTCAAAATTACCCGGCCGGTGGAATACGTTACCTGCATCCAGATCGACAATCTGCTGACGCGCCTGTTGAGTCGGTTCAGCGGAGGCTATGACTATGCGGTCTGTTACCTGGTCGACGAGACGCTGCTGATCGACACCGGCTTTCCCTGGGCCCGCCGGAGTCTGAAAAAGACACTGCAGGAACTGGGCGTGGTTGAATCCATCACCACGGTTGTGAACACGCATTATCACGAAGATCATACGGGCAACAACGATTTGCTGGTGGAACTGTGCGGTGCAGAGGTCCTGGCGCATGCGGATGCGGTTCCCGAAATCCGGTTCCCGGTCGAGTTGCGCTGGTATCGCAGTTTTTTGTTTGGTCCGTCTGAAATTGCAGACGCCCACCCGATCGGAGATTCAATCAAAACGGAACACATGCGGTTCGAGGTCATCGAAACCCCCGGACATTGCCCGGGGCATCTCTGCCTGTTTGAACCGGAGCGAAAAATCCTGTTCAGCGGCGACCTTTATATTGCAGCGGACCTGGACAGCCAGCTGGGAGACGCGGATGGGCCGAAGTGGATTGCCAGTCTGGAGCAGGTCATCCAGCTCAAGCCGGAATGGTTATTCGATGCGCACGGGACGGTGCTGGAAGGGGCTGAGGCCGTCGAACAGCATCTGCGGCGGAAGCTCGAATTTCTGCAGACGATTCGCGCTCGCGTCTACCAGTTCGCGACGCACGCGCAGAGCATTGAAGCGTTGACCCGGAAAGTCTTTGACCGTCAAAGCCTGGTGGATTTTCTGTCTTTCGGGGAAGGCTGGCTGTCGCTGATTACCGGATCTGATTTCTCGCGCAGTAATATTGTGAAATCGTTTCTGCGTGAGAAATTTCATACCGAAACGCCGGAAACGCTGAGCACCGAACTGGAAAAAGAAGCTGGCGAGGCTGCTGTTTCAGCGGCTGAGGCTCAACAACCTTGAGGGAAATGTTTAAGATGAATGTGCTTGTGAAGAGCGCGCTTTGTTTTCGGAGATCAATCCAGCAGCCTGCAGCGAGAATCTGAGATGTCATTACTAGACCGCTACCCTGAAATTGAAGTGGCCGGCACTCCCCGTGAGATGGGACGCCAGCTGGGAGACGCGACACGCGAAGAAATCAAGACCTTCTGTGAGGTCGCGCTGCAGCGTCTGGATGAGACGATGCAGGTCAGCCGACAGCGGGCGCAGGAACTGTCGGAACAGTGTCTTCCCGCAGCGAAAGAATACAGTGCGGATTGCATAGAGGAACTTGAGGGCGTTGCTGAAGCCGTGGATGTCCCGTTCTGGAAGATCATGCTGCTGCAGGTCCGGAATCAGTTTACTCCGGAACCGGATGCAGGCTGTACTTCGCTGTGTGTGCCGACGCCTTCCGGTAAGGGGGCGATCGTGGCCCAGAACTGGGACAACGACCCGGCCCTCGATCCATTTACGATCATGCTGACTCGCAGGCCGACGGGAAAACCCGCGCTGATGACGCTGACCCAGGCCGGGTTGATTTCATACATCGGATTCAATTCAGCTGGCATCGGTGCCTGTCTGAATTCGCTGCCGGCCCCGAGTCGTTCCCGGGGCGTGCCTCACTATTTCACGCTACGAGAACTGTATGAAGCGCACAGTCTGTCTGGAGCGGTCGAGGCGATCCGCAGAGCCGAACGGGCGATCCCCGCGAATATCATGCTGGCAACACCAGAGGGCCCTGCCGACCTGGAGGTGACGATTGACAGTGTGCAGGTGCTGCGACCGGAGGGGACGAGCTGGATCACGCATACGAATCACTGTCTGCATCCGGAGCTCTGCCAGTATAATGAACAGTTTCCGGAATTGATCGGTTCGCATCCCCGCAAGGCCCGCATCGATGAACTGCTGCAGGCGAGTTCTGCTGATCCGGGGGTCGAGGAGATTAAAGCCGCCCTCCGGGATCATCAGGGACATCCTCGATCGATCTGCCGACATGTGAATGATGATCCCGACCATGGCTACTGGCAGACTGTTTTTTCGGTGATCATCGAACCGGAAGAGCAGCGGATGCATGTCTCGCGGGGTACGCCCTGCAGTGCGGAATACGAGGTCTATCAGCTTTGATGGGCGAAGAGGAGTCGTTGAACCATGAGTGCCGAAGAGCTTCTGAATCAGGGAATTGAGCTGCATACTCAGGGGCGACTGCATGAGGCTCTGCAGCAGTATGATCGGACGATCGCAGCCGCTCAGGACGAGGTACGCTGGCAGGTGCTGACCTATTACTATCGTGGGATGGTACATTATCGTTGGCAACAGTATGAACAGGCTATCGCTGACTTTTCCGTCATCGTTGACCGTCATGACGAAGTTGCTGCGGATGTGGTCATTCAGGCTTTGCTTATGCGTGCGGAGTGCTATGGTGCCCGGGAAGAATATGCAGCCGCGGTAGCAGATTATACGGCCATGCTCTCAGACCCAGCCGCGCTGCCTGCTCCCCTGCTGACGGATACCTTACTCTTTCGTGGTGGCGCCTACGAACGTCTGGAAGAGTATGATCTGGCCATCAAGGATTTACAGGCCTTTCTCAATAGAGGGGATCTGGGATCGGCTGAACTGGAACGTGCCCAGGATCTTCTGGAAAAATGTGAGCAGAACAGACAAGGTCAGTAACTCTGCCTGAATGATGTAGCGATTTAAGGTGTCCCGGAGTCCAGTCCATACTTCCGGTAAAACTGATTTTGAAACAGTTCCTGGGGATCATATTTCCGTTTGAGTGCAAAGAACTCTTCTGCCTGCGGGTAGGCCTTGTGAAACTGCCTGGGCGTGGCATGCAGTCGGTAGGGCAGATAGTAGCAGCCGTCGACTTTAAGGGCGGCATCAATCAACTCGACGGTCAGCGCCTCCATCTGTTGATCGCCGGCTGCGGTACGGGATTGATAAAACAGCATCACAAAAGCGAACATCGGCTGATCGGCATAGCGGAGAAAGGTGTCCTGATCGGCCTCAACCTGGCGGATGGTCACGTTCAACAGATCGCCCTCGTGACGTGGAATGATATTCTGTAACGCTGCGACGAATTCCGCGAGACCCGCACGGGGAACAAAATATTCATGCAGGATATCGGTATGGTCGGCTGAGCGATTCTCAAAGACTTCCACGCCTTCATTGAAGAGCTGATTGCGTGAAACGCACTGTTTTTGCAGATGGGGTTGCAGTTTGGTTTCGGCCTGCCAGCGGAGCTTTTTTCCGTAGGCACTACCGCCAGATCCGCGAAAAATGTACCGTCGGAGTGAAGCCTGTTCCGGTTCCGACAGTGCGGGGATGCGTTGATCGGTATCCGACTCACGGTACAGAACGTTGATGATGGCCTCCTGCAGAAACTGATCGGGGGTCACATTCATGCGCGCGAACGCGAGTGTGGCATCGGGATGATCGATCATCGTATCGAACGTCTCCAGGGCCTGTTCCACAGGGACCACCGCCTGTTGCAGTCGGTAGGCTTCATTGGGAACGACTTGCAGATCGACATCCAGGATCACGCCGAACAGACCATAGCCACCCAGAACCAGGGAAAACAGTTCCGGGTTCTCGGTGCGGCTGCAGGTGACGATCGAGCCATCAGCCCGCATCAGGCGAAACGATTCGACGGTGGATGCGATGGGGGGACATCCATACTGCCAGCCGTGACAGTTCACGCTGATCGATCCCCCCACGGTGAAAGAATTGTTGGACTGCATGATCTTCACCGATTTACCCCGCTGATCCAGCCAGGGAATGATTTCACTCCAGCAGGCCCCCGATTGAACGTGTAACAGGTTTCGGTCTGCCTCCAGTGTCAGCTGATTGAAAGTGGTCATGTCGATGACCAGCCCATCGGGATTGAGTGTGTGTCCGCCCATGCTGTGCCGGGCACCGGCGATGGAAACCGGCAGGCCTTCTCGATGTGCGCGCTGCAGTAACTGTGAGAGTTGCAGTTCTGCGGTTTTCGCATCAGCGGGGACAGACCAGACCTCTTTAACGTGGGTCAGATTCATGCGGC contains:
- a CDS encoding MBL fold metallo-hydrolase, translated to MISRWLRFLLWQPYALLCRRFPLWPFQVKITRPVEYVTCIQIDNLLTRLLSRFSGGYDYAVCYLVDETLLIDTGFPWARRSLKKTLQELGVVESITTVVNTHYHEDHTGNNDLLVELCGAEVLAHADAVPEIRFPVELRWYRSFLFGPSEIADAHPIGDSIKTEHMRFEVIETPGHCPGHLCLFEPERKILFSGDLYIAADLDSQLGDADGPKWIASLEQVIQLKPEWLFDAHGTVLEGAEAVEQHLRRKLEFLQTIRARVYQFATHAQSIEALTRKVFDRQSLVDFLSFGEGWLSLITGSDFSRSNIVKSFLREKFHTETPETLSTELEKEAGEAAVSAAEAQQP
- a CDS encoding tetratricopeptide repeat protein produces the protein MSAEELLNQGIELHTQGRLHEALQQYDRTIAAAQDEVRWQVLTYYYRGMVHYRWQQYEQAIADFSVIVDRHDEVAADVVIQALLMRAECYGAREEYAAAVADYTAMLSDPAALPAPLLTDTLLFRGGAYERLEEYDLAIKDLQAFLNRGDLGSAELERAQDLLEKCEQNRQGQ
- a CDS encoding fatty acid desaturase family protein, which encodes MNQNIVSQSLPRISELGADLLQLTRCQRTRTLASPFLACAAYWIFAWQGYWIFAVLSLMVMSFLTYGSVSHDLVHQNLGLKRKTNDLFLAVIEAISLRSGHAYQAVHLHHHARFPHDDDLEAGASRMSLVGAVLEGFVFQFRIYFWALRHPRHRLNWIIAEGVAVITLILVAFILIPFTILPLVYVCLMIAGSWIIPLITAYVPHDPAGEDPAHQTRLFRGTLFRLIAFDHLYHLEHHLYPNVPHQNWHRLARRLDPWFEQIGLKSIRSWF
- a CDS encoding FAD-binding oxidoreductase encodes the protein MQKRHIHRRQFPLKLRRKTVKAFSFLALCLIILAISRPLIHLTITAWQDREKLPAPPTGFLNDASRMNLTHVKEVWSVPADAKTAELQLSQLLQRAHREGLPVSIAGARHSMGGHTLNPDGLVIDMTTFNQLTLEADRNLLHVQSGACWSEIIPWLDQRGKSVKIMQSNNSFTVGGSISVNCHGWQYGCPPIASTVESFRLMRADGSIVTCSRTENPELFSLVLGGYGLFGVILDVDLQVVPNEAYRLQQAVVPVEQALETFDTMIDHPDATLAFARMNVTPDQFLQEAIINVLYRESDTDQRIPALSEPEQASLRRYIFRGSGGSAYGKKLRWQAETKLQPHLQKQCVSRNQLFNEGVEVFENRSADHTDILHEYFVPRAGLAEFVAALQNIIPRHEGDLLNVTIRQVEADQDTFLRYADQPMFAFVMLFYQSRTAAGDQQMEALTVELIDAALKVDGCYYLPYRLHATPRQFHKAYPQAEEFFALKRKYDPQELFQNQFYRKYGLDSGTP
- a CDS encoding C45 family autoproteolytic acyltransferase/hydolase, coding for MSLLDRYPEIEVAGTPREMGRQLGDATREEIKTFCEVALQRLDETMQVSRQRAQELSEQCLPAAKEYSADCIEELEGVAEAVDVPFWKIMLLQVRNQFTPEPDAGCTSLCVPTPSGKGAIVAQNWDNDPALDPFTIMLTRRPTGKPALMTLTQAGLISYIGFNSAGIGACLNSLPAPSRSRGVPHYFTLRELYEAHSLSGAVEAIRRAERAIPANIMLATPEGPADLEVTIDSVQVLRPEGTSWITHTNHCLHPELCQYNEQFPELIGSHPRKARIDELLQASSADPGVEEIKAALRDHQGHPRSICRHVNDDPDHGYWQTVFSVIIEPEEQRMHVSRGTPCSAEYEVYQL